A part of Planococcus sp. MB-3u-03 genomic DNA contains:
- a CDS encoding MMPL family transporter, with the protein MQTILKLKWPIMIGLIVLTAALFLVAPNLTEQAEEAGSFQLSEQADSQRAATILESDDVSGQTISLVIELESELDETSEQQIADMRAEIEALGDPVTTVLDPFENEELEAQLVAEDRQTVLLPVSIEGTDEEAAALADEIRETIVPDDLTVYLTGEAIINQDVNTSAQEGLKKTEIITVVLIFGLLLAVFRSFITPIIPLVAVGLSYLLSQSLVAFFIDWFGFPVSNYTQIFLVAILFGLGTDYCILLLSRYKEELTEGKGVQEAILNTYRTAGKTLFISGFSGFIAFAAIGFAEFPIFKSAVAVAVGIAVLLVVLFTVMPFFMAVLKDKLFWPSKGSASHKDSKLWIWIGKLSVNRPLWSMLLVAAITVPLLFSYNNDLSFNTVDEISSDYESVKGLDAIESAFGAGNTMPVQVVIKGEESLTAEETIPYLDALAQDMEKVEGVDMVRAITRPTGSVIDEFFVDHQLGLIAEGLEEANAGIGEVQSGLGEIEKNLETISGQAGGAGLREAAAGLSQVNGQLEQISGGLQQTDNIEQTVGALAQVNAGLSEVEQGLNGGAGQYDELAAGIGELAQGVGASSDGLTEISEGLTEIADTLTGISDSEAVRGTGIYLPEGTLEQEEFEPLLDQYAFADGEGMLMEVVLEEDPYSPEAIDIVTNLKEAAERSINGTPLEDVDIAYGGVPSINSDLKDISESDFTRTVSIMLISLFVVLAVLLRSFIMPLFMIGSLLLTYYSSIAITELIFVGWLGYDGITWAVPFFGFVMLVSLGIDYSIFLLDRYREEALTAADFSKAMHRSMAKMGTVIITAAILLAGTFGAMLPSGVLSLMQIATIVITGLLLYGLIVLPLLVPAITVSFAGGAWWPFGLKKKK; encoded by the coding sequence ATGCAAACGATACTGAAATTAAAATGGCCGATCATGATCGGGCTCATCGTATTGACAGCGGCATTGTTTTTAGTGGCGCCAAATTTAACGGAACAAGCGGAAGAAGCAGGTTCGTTCCAATTGTCCGAACAAGCGGACTCGCAGCGTGCGGCAACGATACTGGAATCGGATGATGTGTCAGGGCAGACGATTTCATTGGTGATCGAACTGGAGTCGGAACTCGATGAAACAAGCGAGCAGCAGATCGCGGACATGAGAGCGGAAATCGAAGCGCTCGGCGATCCTGTGACGACAGTGTTGGACCCATTTGAAAATGAAGAATTGGAAGCGCAATTGGTTGCAGAAGATCGCCAGACGGTCTTGCTTCCGGTATCGATTGAAGGAACAGATGAAGAAGCGGCGGCACTCGCGGATGAAATCCGTGAAACGATTGTGCCGGACGATTTAACCGTCTACTTGACGGGTGAGGCAATCATCAACCAAGACGTTAACACCAGTGCCCAGGAAGGCCTGAAGAAAACCGAGATCATCACGGTAGTGTTGATTTTCGGCTTGCTGCTGGCGGTGTTCCGGTCGTTTATCACGCCAATCATCCCGCTTGTGGCGGTAGGGCTCAGCTATTTGCTCAGTCAATCGCTCGTGGCGTTTTTCATCGATTGGTTCGGCTTCCCGGTTTCGAATTACACGCAGATTTTCCTGGTGGCGATTCTGTTCGGTCTCGGGACCGATTACTGCATCTTGCTGCTCAGCCGCTATAAAGAAGAACTGACAGAAGGGAAAGGTGTACAGGAAGCGATTCTGAACACATACCGGACGGCTGGGAAGACTTTGTTCATCAGCGGCTTCTCCGGCTTTATTGCCTTTGCGGCTATCGGCTTTGCGGAATTCCCGATTTTCAAATCGGCAGTTGCCGTTGCGGTCGGCATCGCCGTCCTCCTCGTTGTTCTGTTTACCGTCATGCCGTTTTTCATGGCGGTGCTAAAAGACAAGCTGTTCTGGCCAAGTAAGGGCTCAGCGTCCCATAAAGACAGCAAGTTGTGGATCTGGATCGGCAAATTGTCCGTCAACCGTCCGCTTTGGTCGATGCTGCTGGTGGCGGCCATCACTGTTCCTTTGCTGTTCTCTTATAACAACGACCTGTCATTCAATACAGTAGACGAGATCAGCTCGGATTATGAATCGGTGAAAGGCCTCGATGCCATTGAATCGGCATTTGGCGCAGGCAATACGATGCCGGTCCAAGTCGTCATTAAAGGCGAAGAAAGCCTGACGGCAGAAGAAACGATCCCGTATCTGGATGCTTTGGCGCAAGATATGGAAAAAGTTGAAGGTGTCGACATGGTTCGTGCCATTACGCGCCCTACCGGTTCGGTGATTGATGAATTTTTCGTCGATCATCAGCTGGGCCTCATTGCAGAAGGGCTTGAAGAGGCGAATGCCGGAATTGGCGAAGTCCAGTCCGGCCTTGGTGAAATTGAAAAAAACCTGGAAACGATCAGTGGACAGGCAGGAGGCGCTGGCCTTCGCGAAGCAGCTGCAGGCTTGTCGCAAGTGAACGGGCAGCTTGAACAGATTTCAGGCGGCCTCCAGCAGACCGACAATATTGAACAGACGGTCGGTGCGCTCGCTCAAGTGAATGCTGGGCTTTCAGAAGTTGAACAAGGCTTAAACGGCGGCGCTGGCCAATACGATGAATTAGCTGCTGGCATCGGGGAACTTGCGCAAGGCGTCGGCGCTTCATCAGACGGCCTTACGGAAATCAGCGAAGGCTTGACTGAAATCGCCGATACACTGACAGGCATCAGCGATAGCGAAGCAGTGCGCGGCACAGGCATTTACCTGCCTGAAGGCACTTTGGAACAAGAAGAGTTCGAACCGCTGCTTGATCAGTATGCATTTGCCGATGGCGAAGGCATGTTGATGGAAGTGGTGCTCGAAGAAGATCCCTATTCTCCGGAAGCGATTGACATCGTCACGAATTTGAAAGAAGCGGCTGAGAGAAGCATTAACGGTACGCCTCTTGAAGACGTGGACATTGCATACGGTGGGGTGCCAAGTATCAATAGCGATTTGAAGGACATCTCCGAGAGTGACTTTACGCGTACAGTCAGCATTATGCTCATCAGTTTGTTCGTGGTATTGGCAGTGCTGTTGCGTTCTTTCATCATGCCGCTGTTTATGATCGGCTCTCTCTTATTAACCTATTACAGTTCGATTGCGATCACCGAGTTGATTTTCGTCGGATGGCTCGGTTATGACGGCATTACATGGGCCGTTCCGTTCTTTGGCTTTGTCATGCTTGTCTCGCTCGGCATCGATTACTCGATCTTCCTGCTCGATCGTTACCGTGAAGAAGCTTTAACGGCCGCAGACTTCTCGAAAGCGATGCACCGGTCGATGGCGAAAATGGGAACAGTCATCATCACGGCTGCCATTTTGCTCGCCGGAACGTTCGGCGCGATGCTGCCATCCGGAGTGCTCAGCCTGATGCAGATCGCAACCATCGTCATCACTGGCTTGCTGCTTTACGGCTTGATCGTCTTGCCGCTGCTCGTGCCGGCAATTACCGTTTCATTTGCGGGCGGCGCTTGGTGGCCATTCGGATTGAAAAAGAAAAAATAA
- a CDS encoding GNAT family N-acetyltransferase: protein MNIRKLGMYEELPLGLLLEADPSEQLVRDYCAGGHCFIAEQQETVMGVFVLIALDSDTAEIKNIALAESERGKGFGKRLVFSALEEAKKLGFSAVEIGTGNSSLAQLALYQKCDFRMKSIDRDFFTRHYEEPIFENGLQCRDMVRLDYRW, encoded by the coding sequence ATGAACATCCGAAAACTGGGAATGTACGAGGAATTGCCGCTCGGCCTGTTATTGGAAGCGGATCCTTCTGAGCAATTGGTCCGCGACTATTGTGCTGGCGGCCATTGCTTTATCGCCGAACAGCAGGAAACCGTCATGGGCGTGTTCGTCTTGATTGCGCTGGATTCGGACACCGCTGAAATCAAAAATATTGCACTCGCTGAGTCTGAGCGCGGAAAAGGCTTTGGCAAGCGCTTGGTGTTTTCAGCTCTCGAAGAAGCGAAAAAACTCGGTTTCTCGGCTGTTGAGATCGGTACCGGAAATTCAAGTTTGGCGCAATTGGCGCTCTACCAAAAATGTGATTTCCGCATGAAATCGATCGACCGGGATTTTTTCACCCGCCATTACGAAGAACCGATTTTTGAAAATGGCTTGCAGTGCCGGGATATGGTCCGGCTCGATTATCGGTGGTAA
- a CDS encoding serine hydrolase, translating to MFKKVILYTNRLDEMKGFYEYQLGFRIVEEDDTSFALSIGTSVLEFRQSDSASFYHYAINIPGNQFSLAKFWARARVELNRQEGMDEIYYSNFNSDAFYFQDPAGNIVEFIGRRHVDIMDDFTIDSLLDISEVGIVSPYVKEVGESLERMEIPVRGNKGIDPTTLNFLGKDPHFLVLVPPKRTWFFSKLKSETHPLAIELTDGRMIEIDAEGHMVQKQADNPVSDLMESASFSGTAHMAGNENWSLAKGFANRADERPIAVDSRFGIASGSKIFTAVAVLQLVEQNKLELSAKLSELLPKTFPNFNATVHQLLCHTSGLPDYFDEEAMDDFEQLWQETPMYRMETPADFVPLFRDLPPVEEPGTRFRYNNAGYIALGLIIEQVTGEEFADYVEREVLAKADMSDSGYFRLDRLPKNTAYGYIEEDGSWRTNQYAIPVRGGADGGAFVTAGDMAKFWSRLMDGTLLSEEMKNRLLTVQAQQGDEAYGYGVWIEEQEGVAVKYHVMGYDPGVNFHSGYYPQQKSIVTVLSNAREGAYDIVKAIEREKKLRG from the coding sequence ATGTTCAAGAAAGTGATACTGTACACAAACCGTTTGGATGAAATGAAAGGGTTTTACGAATACCAGTTGGGCTTCCGGATTGTTGAAGAAGACGACACCAGCTTTGCGCTTTCAATCGGCACGTCCGTTTTGGAATTCCGCCAGTCGGACAGTGCGTCTTTTTACCATTATGCAATCAATATTCCAGGGAACCAATTCAGTTTGGCCAAATTCTGGGCGCGTGCGCGCGTTGAGCTGAACCGCCAGGAAGGCATGGACGAAATTTATTATTCGAATTTCAATTCCGATGCCTTCTATTTTCAGGATCCTGCCGGCAATATCGTTGAGTTTATCGGACGCCGCCACGTCGACATCATGGATGATTTCACAATCGATTCCTTACTCGACATCAGTGAAGTCGGCATCGTTTCGCCATATGTCAAGGAAGTGGGCGAGTCATTGGAACGGATGGAAATTCCCGTACGCGGCAATAAAGGGATCGATCCGACAACGCTGAATTTTCTCGGCAAAGATCCCCATTTTCTGGTGCTCGTACCGCCAAAACGTACGTGGTTCTTCTCTAAACTGAAAAGCGAAACGCATCCGTTGGCAATCGAACTTACGGACGGGCGGATGATCGAGATCGATGCGGAAGGGCATATGGTGCAAAAGCAAGCAGATAATCCGGTTTCCGACTTAATGGAATCGGCCTCATTTTCAGGGACTGCACATATGGCCGGCAATGAAAATTGGTCGCTTGCCAAGGGATTCGCGAACCGTGCGGATGAACGGCCGATTGCTGTCGACAGCCGCTTCGGCATCGCGTCCGGCAGCAAGATCTTTACAGCTGTCGCTGTGTTGCAATTGGTGGAGCAAAACAAGCTCGAACTTTCAGCGAAGCTGTCAGAGCTATTGCCGAAGACCTTCCCGAATTTCAACGCGACGGTTCACCAACTGTTGTGCCATACATCAGGCCTTCCTGATTACTTCGACGAAGAGGCGATGGATGACTTCGAACAATTGTGGCAAGAGACTCCGATGTACCGGATGGAGACGCCAGCTGATTTTGTTCCATTGTTCCGCGACTTGCCGCCTGTCGAAGAACCGGGGACACGTTTCCGATATAATAATGCGGGCTATATCGCACTCGGCCTGATCATCGAGCAAGTGACTGGCGAAGAATTCGCCGATTACGTCGAGCGGGAAGTGTTGGCGAAAGCGGATATGTCGGACTCGGGTTATTTCCGCCTGGATCGTTTGCCGAAAAATACGGCGTATGGATATATTGAGGAAGACGGCTCTTGGCGCACGAACCAATACGCGATTCCAGTTCGCGGTGGAGCGGACGGAGGCGCCTTCGTCACGGCAGGGGACATGGCGAAATTCTGGAGCCGGTTGATGGACGGGACTTTATTGTCTGAAGAGATGAAAAACCGCCTGCTGACGGTCCAGGCGCAACAAGGTGACGAAGCTTACGGCTACGGTGTGTGGATTGAGGAGCAAGAAGGAGTAGCGGTGAAGTATCATGTAATGGGGTACGACCCTGGCGTGAATTTCCATTCGGGCTATTATCCCCAGCAAAAATCCATCGTTACTGTATTGTCAAATGCCAGGGAAGGCGCGTATGATATAGTGAAGGCCATTGAACGCGAGAAAAAACTGAGAGGGTGA
- a CDS encoding cold-shock protein, translating to MEQGKVKWFNSEKGFGFIEREGGDDVFVHFSAIQSEGFKTLDEGQEVTFDIEQGQRGLQATNVSKA from the coding sequence ATGGAACAAGGTAAAGTAAAATGGTTTAACTCAGAAAAAGGATTCGGCTTCATCGAGCGCGAAGGCGGAGACGACGTATTCGTACACTTCTCAGCTATCCAAAGCGAAGGATTCAAAACTCTTGACGAAGGTCAAGAAGTTACTTTTGACATCGAGCAAGGCCAACGCGGTCTTCAAGCTACTAACGTATCAAAAGCTTAA
- a CDS encoding topology modulation protein → MQRIMVIGVSAGAGKSTFARRLGKVANLPVHHLDAYYWKPGWVEAEEKEFRHKQQELANEPRWIIEGNYNSTAAIRLAACDALIQLQLPLWRCLWRVLKRRIQYRKQARPDMAPGCPEKLDYEFLKFIVMTYHERQKSQHHLIEEFIRKYPEKQVYILRTQKEIEAFLEQAGK, encoded by the coding sequence ATGCAGCGGATTATGGTGATCGGTGTGTCAGCGGGTGCCGGCAAGTCAACGTTTGCAAGACGTTTAGGAAAAGTGGCTAATCTGCCGGTGCATCATTTGGATGCGTATTATTGGAAGCCGGGCTGGGTTGAAGCAGAGGAGAAAGAATTTCGGCACAAGCAGCAGGAGCTGGCGAACGAACCGCGCTGGATCATTGAAGGGAATTATAATAGCACGGCCGCTATCCGCTTGGCAGCTTGCGATGCACTTATCCAATTGCAGCTGCCGCTGTGGCGCTGTTTATGGCGGGTATTGAAAAGGCGCATTCAATACCGTAAACAAGCTAGGCCGGATATGGCACCAGGATGTCCTGAAAAGCTGGATTACGAGTTTTTGAAGTTTATTGTGATGACCTATCACGAGCGGCAAAAATCGCAACACCATTTAATAGAAGAATTTATTAGGAAATATCCTGAAAAACAGGTGTATATCCTCCGTACACAAAAGGAAATTGAGGCTTTTTTGGAACAGGCCGGTAAATAG
- a CDS encoding UDP-N-acetylmuramoyl-L-alanyl-D-glutamate--2,6-diaminopimelate ligase — MKLHFARIPEVRTIKSFGPESAEIQSIVYNSSAARDGSAFFCVIGENTDGHLYIEPAIGNGAQAIIGSNEEILSQQAKRYPSVSFVLVADVRNALAHTADFFFDSPQQELFKIGVTGTNGKTTTATYARNLFNLLGTPCGFIGTTGVETAEGKVPFEKSTPTTPIASDIHQIFSMLVDADTKAVAMEVSSTALDQQRVEGIVFDVAIHTNLSEEHLEYHKTFEHYRESKLKLFERAKAAVVNLDDPGLSGGILAVADYPVLSYSQNPSSGADLVWGNYSASAQGMRFELNYKGDVRMIEAPLFGDYNAANLTAAIATALHAGHSIDQIIAVLPDMPQVEGRFQVIRGPEERTIILDYAHTPVAIDAVLTEARKLPHRRLIALIAGIGIRDFAKMPKMAKASEGKADVLVVTVDHPGYNDPEEVVSEVIKGFSVPYMQKVLKAPTRKQAVEKALAESGPEDIILLSSGCINGAQIIKGEHIPHSDEAIIEAFFSSKTGEF, encoded by the coding sequence ATGAAGTTGCATTTTGCACGAATCCCCGAAGTACGCACAATAAAATCGTTCGGGCCAGAGTCTGCGGAGATCCAGTCGATTGTTTATAATTCATCGGCTGCACGGGACGGGTCTGCTTTCTTTTGCGTCATCGGGGAGAACACGGACGGACATTTATACATAGAGCCTGCGATCGGAAACGGTGCACAGGCGATTATCGGCTCCAATGAGGAAATTCTGTCGCAGCAAGCCAAGCGCTATCCTTCTGTCAGCTTTGTGCTGGTGGCGGATGTGCGCAATGCGCTCGCCCATACGGCAGATTTCTTTTTCGACTCGCCTCAGCAAGAGCTGTTTAAAATTGGTGTGACGGGAACGAACGGCAAGACCACGACGGCTACCTATGCCCGAAATTTATTCAACCTGTTGGGAACGCCTTGTGGATTTATTGGCACAACTGGCGTCGAAACAGCTGAAGGCAAAGTCCCGTTTGAGAAAAGCACGCCCACCACACCGATTGCGTCTGACATCCACCAGATTTTCTCCATGCTGGTCGATGCTGACACAAAGGCAGTCGCGATGGAAGTGTCTTCGACTGCGCTGGATCAGCAACGTGTGGAAGGGATCGTTTTCGATGTAGCCATTCATACGAATTTATCCGAAGAACATCTCGAATACCATAAAACCTTTGAACATTACCGGGAGTCCAAACTGAAATTGTTCGAACGCGCGAAAGCGGCAGTCGTTAATCTCGACGATCCGGGTTTAAGCGGCGGCATTTTAGCGGTGGCGGATTATCCGGTGCTGAGCTATAGCCAAAATCCGTCGAGCGGCGCGGACCTCGTTTGGGGGAATTACAGCGCATCTGCACAAGGCATGCGTTTTGAATTGAATTATAAAGGCGATGTCCGGATGATCGAAGCTCCATTATTCGGGGATTACAATGCTGCGAATTTGACGGCGGCGATTGCGACTGCCTTACACGCAGGGCATTCAATCGACCAAATCATTGCGGTCTTGCCGGATATGCCTCAAGTAGAAGGGCGTTTTCAAGTGATTAGAGGCCCTGAAGAGCGGACCATCATTTTGGATTATGCCCATACGCCAGTCGCGATCGATGCGGTCTTGACGGAAGCCCGTAAATTGCCCCATCGCCGCCTGATCGCGCTGATTGCCGGAATCGGTATCCGGGATTTTGCCAAGATGCCGAAAATGGCAAAAGCGTCTGAAGGGAAAGCGGATGTTTTGGTCGTTACAGTAGACCATCCGGGTTACAACGATCCGGAAGAAGTTGTTTCGGAAGTGATCAAAGGCTTCAGTGTCCCGTACATGCAAAAAGTGCTGAAGGCGCCAACGCGCAAACAGGCAGTGGAAAAAGCGCTCGCGGAAAGCGGGCCGGAAGACATCATCTTGCTGTCGAGCGGCTGCATCAACGGCGCACAGATCATCAAAGGGGAACATATCCCGCATTCAGATGAAGCGATAATCGAAGCGTTTTTCTCGAGCAAAACCGGGGAATTTTAG
- the fumC gene encoding class II fumarate hydratase codes for MQYRTEKDTIGEIQVEADKMWGAQTQRSVQNFAIGTERMPHEVVMAFAQLKKATAKANHKLGKMSDAKMRAIEAAANEVIEGKWNDHFPLVVWQTGSGTQSNMNMNEVLARRGNEILAEQGSDEKLHPNDDVNMSQSSNDTYPTAMHVAGVLAVTEQLIPAVQKLKATLDEKAKKFDDVIKIGRTHLQDATPLTLGQEISGWRHMLEKSERMIKESVEHMRELAIGGTAVGTGINADPKFGGYVAEFIAEAVGTEFTSAENKFHALTSHDEMVYVHGAVKALAADAMKIANDVRWLASGPRSGIGEITIPANEPGSSIMPGKVNPTQSEALTMVSAQVMGNDAAIGFAASQGNFELNVFKPVIAYNFLQSVRLLTDSLVSFNDNCAIGIEANLDVIENHVKNSLMLVTSLNPHIGYEKAAAIAKQAHNEGTTLKESAVKSGHLTAEQFDEWVRPENMVGK; via the coding sequence ATGCAGTATCGTACAGAAAAAGACACGATCGGTGAAATTCAAGTTGAAGCTGACAAAATGTGGGGCGCGCAAACTCAGCGCAGCGTCCAAAACTTTGCCATCGGAACAGAACGCATGCCCCATGAAGTGGTCATGGCATTTGCTCAATTGAAAAAAGCGACAGCTAAAGCGAACCACAAGCTCGGCAAGATGTCCGACGCTAAAATGCGCGCAATCGAAGCGGCTGCCAACGAAGTAATCGAAGGCAAATGGAACGACCATTTCCCGCTCGTCGTTTGGCAGACAGGAAGCGGCACGCAATCCAACATGAACATGAACGAAGTATTGGCACGCCGCGGAAACGAAATCTTAGCGGAACAGGGATCGGATGAAAAACTTCACCCGAACGATGACGTCAATATGTCCCAAAGCTCGAACGATACATACCCGACGGCGATGCACGTTGCCGGCGTTCTAGCGGTTACGGAGCAATTGATTCCAGCGGTCCAGAAGTTGAAAGCGACTTTGGATGAAAAAGCGAAGAAATTCGACGACGTCATCAAAATCGGCCGCACACACTTGCAAGATGCCACACCGCTGACATTGGGCCAGGAAATCAGTGGCTGGCGCCATATGTTGGAGAAAAGCGAGCGCATGATCAAAGAAAGCGTCGAGCATATGCGTGAACTGGCAATCGGCGGAACAGCGGTTGGAACGGGCATCAACGCAGACCCGAAATTCGGCGGCTATGTTGCGGAATTCATCGCAGAAGCGGTCGGCACGGAATTCACTTCAGCGGAAAACAAATTCCATGCACTGACAAGCCATGATGAAATGGTCTATGTGCACGGTGCGGTTAAAGCACTTGCGGCGGATGCGATGAAGATTGCCAACGACGTGCGCTGGCTTGCGAGCGGACCGCGCAGCGGCATCGGTGAAATCACGATTCCGGCTAACGAGCCAGGCAGCTCGATCATGCCGGGGAAAGTCAACCCGACGCAAAGCGAAGCCTTGACGATGGTATCGGCCCAAGTCATGGGCAACGACGCAGCGATCGGATTTGCAGCGAGCCAAGGGAACTTTGAGCTCAATGTCTTCAAACCAGTCATTGCGTATAACTTCCTGCAATCGGTCCGCCTGTTGACGGATTCACTTGTTTCTTTCAACGACAACTGTGCAATTGGCATCGAAGCGAATTTGGACGTCATCGAAAACCATGTGAAGAATTCCTTGATGCTCGTCACTTCGCTCAACCCGCATATCGGTTACGAAAAAGCGGCTGCGATTGCCAAGCAAGCTCATAACGAAGGCACGACGCTGAAAGAATCAGCAGTCAAGAGCGGCCATTTAACAGCGGAGCAATTCGACGAATGGGTGCGCCCGGAGAATATGGTAGGAAAATAA
- a CDS encoding diphthine--ammonia ligase, producing the protein MQKPFITSWSGGKDSALAFYRAVQQGHVPIALFTMFEEDGERSKSHGLKKQILEAQAERMGLPLVIGQADWSGYEKEFIRHLQHFKEQGIEMGVYGDIDLQDHLDWVVKVSEKAELDVFHPLWQEAHRSLLEELVEEEFKAVITVVDTARVGEEFLGRVFTRELIEELEAFGIDACGEEGEFHTTLIDGPIFVEPLPVELGNVVRNGQYAMLEVKLQTGE; encoded by the coding sequence ATGCAAAAACCATTTATTACATCATGGAGCGGTGGCAAAGACTCCGCTTTAGCATTTTACCGCGCGGTTCAGCAAGGGCATGTGCCGATTGCGTTGTTCACCATGTTTGAAGAAGACGGAGAACGCTCGAAATCCCATGGGCTGAAAAAGCAGATCTTGGAAGCACAAGCGGAACGGATGGGCTTGCCTTTAGTGATCGGGCAAGCCGACTGGTCAGGATATGAAAAGGAATTTATTCGCCATCTGCAGCATTTCAAAGAACAAGGCATCGAAATGGGCGTTTACGGCGATATTGATCTGCAGGACCATCTTGATTGGGTCGTGAAAGTCAGCGAAAAGGCAGAACTTGATGTCTTCCATCCCTTATGGCAAGAAGCCCACCGGTCATTGTTGGAAGAACTGGTCGAAGAAGAGTTTAAAGCCGTCATTACAGTAGTGGACACTGCACGTGTGGGGGAGGAGTTTCTCGGACGCGTTTTCACCCGTGAGCTGATCGAAGAGCTGGAGGCATTCGGCATCGATGCTTGCGGAGAGGAAGGGGAATTCCATACAACATTGATAGACGGTCCGATATTTGTTGAACCGTTGCCAGTGGAACTTGGAAACGTTGTGCGCAACGGCCAGTATGCGATGCTTGAAGTGAAACTTCAAACAGGGGAGTGA
- a CDS encoding GNAT family N-acetyltransferase, translated as MIQIISVEEKHIRQMSALLSKRQAQERKIFPCLPDKFEEIDEAEIVIRKLLERPYVSGVVAVRGIDVIGYLIYEFKEEAHRGRYVWMDYESIAISEHENPRLLRLLYADAGAEWVKHGYFHHVLMAPLGDEMVFEQWLDQGFAFEQKYAILSLDDYEPKNGALPELEFRRGTKVDAPLLKKMAVWNSIHQAAAPSWHPITRETMENVQKSYVALTEDKEAYLWLVNQGEQAAGFHVYFRKEDPFSLVTPENCVELPAASTNPDMRGRGVGRALANHCFAELKKEGYDYIFADWHTPNQMASYFWPRMGFQPVMVRMSRQIDPRISWAHGHD; from the coding sequence GTGATCCAGATCATCAGTGTAGAAGAAAAGCACATCCGCCAAATGTCTGCATTGCTTTCAAAACGCCAGGCGCAGGAGCGGAAGATTTTCCCGTGCCTGCCGGATAAGTTCGAGGAAATCGACGAGGCGGAGATTGTCATCCGTAAATTGCTCGAGCGCCCTTATGTCAGCGGAGTGGTCGCTGTCCGCGGCATTGATGTGATCGGATACCTGATCTATGAATTCAAGGAAGAAGCCCATCGCGGCCGCTATGTATGGATGGATTATGAATCTATCGCCATCAGCGAGCATGAAAACCCTCGTCTGTTGCGCTTATTATATGCAGATGCTGGAGCAGAATGGGTCAAGCATGGCTATTTCCATCATGTGTTGATGGCGCCGCTTGGAGATGAAATGGTGTTCGAACAATGGCTGGATCAAGGATTCGCCTTCGAGCAGAAATACGCGATCCTGTCGCTGGATGATTACGAACCGAAAAATGGCGCGTTGCCGGAACTTGAATTTCGGCGCGGCACGAAGGTGGATGCGCCGCTCTTGAAAAAAATGGCGGTGTGGAACAGCATCCATCAGGCAGCCGCACCTTCTTGGCATCCGATCACGAGAGAAACGATGGAAAATGTCCAGAAAAGCTATGTGGCACTGACGGAAGACAAAGAAGCCTATCTATGGCTTGTTAACCAAGGCGAACAAGCTGCCGGCTTCCATGTATATTTTCGCAAAGAGGACCCTTTCAGTTTGGTGACGCCCGAAAATTGCGTAGAGCTGCCAGCTGCTTCGACCAACCCGGATATGCGTGGCCGCGGCGTCGGCCGCGCATTGGCAAACCATTGCTTCGCCGAATTGAAGAAAGAGGGCTATGATTATATTTTTGCCGACTGGCATACGCCAAACCAAATGGCTTCCTATTTCTGGCCGCGGATGGGTTTCCAGCCCGTCATGGTCCGGATGTCGCGCCAGATCGACCCACGCATTTCATGGGCGCACGGCCACGACTGA